A stretch of Telopea speciosissima isolate NSW1024214 ecotype Mountain lineage chromosome 11, Tspe_v1, whole genome shotgun sequence DNA encodes these proteins:
- the LOC122646183 gene encoding mannose-specific lectin-like, whose amino-acid sequence MGAIAIQTIITSALLYFFLGLLINNPAGCEAKRILFRNEVLKDGYSLQCGDNLFKMQHDCNLVLYHGTTPVWASNTGGLGRNCHCRMQSDGNLVVYNQNNRRIWATNTSRGEGHYVLILHSDGNVIIYGGAIWTTKTSRESDDPITSLGEIGSYDPQGYIMDQQ is encoded by the coding sequence ATGGGTGCCATTGCTATCCAAACCATCATTACTTCTGCTCTCCTCTACTTTTTCCTGGGTCTCCTCATCAACAACCCGGCAGGTTGTGAGGCTAAGCGCATATTATTCCGCAACGAAGTTCTGAAAGATGGCTACTCTCTCCAATGTGGTGACAATCTCTTTAAAATGCAACATGACTGCAACCTGGTCCTCTACCATGGTACTACCCCAGTATGGGCTTCTAATACCGGAGGATTGGGCCGGAATTGCCATTGTAGGATGCAATCGGATGGAAATCTTGTAGTCTATAATCAAAATAATCGCCGAATCTGGGCCACCAACACCAGTCGTGGCGAGGGTCACTATGTTCTTATACTTCATAGTGACGGCAACGTGATTATCTACGGCGGTGCTATTTGGACTACCAAAACCTCCAGAGAGTCTGATGATCCAATCACTTCGTTGGGGGAAATCGGATCATATGACCCACAAGGTTACATTATGGATCAGCAGTAA
- the LOC122646185 gene encoding mannose-specific lectin-like yields MAAISIHPFQPLIISTLLYFFLGLLINNPTGCEAENILYGNESLNNGESLEYDNYRFKIQEDCNLVLYQGDSAIWASNTDGKGQNCYCRMQSDGNLVIYEPGDPDRAVWASNTDRDSGNYVLILQKDGNVVIYGSAIWATGTSAQFGTMNWLGIIGSDEPKRNISKN; encoded by the coding sequence ATGGCCGCCATTTCTATCCATCCCTTCCAACCCCTCATTATTTCTACTCTCCTCTACTTCTTCCTTGGCCTCCTCATCAACAACCCAACAGGTTGTGAGGCTGAGAACATCTTGTATGGCAACGAATCTCTCAATAATGGCGAATCACTCGAATATGATAACTATAGATTTAAAATTCAAGAAGACTGCAACTTGGTTCTCTACCAGGGTGATTCAGCAATATGGGCTTCTAACACTGATGGAAAGGGCCAAAATTGCTATTGTCGGATGCAATCGGATGGGAATCTTGTCATCTATGAACCTGGTGATCCCGATCGAGCAGTCTGGGCCAGCAACACTGATCGTGACAGTGGCAACTATGTTCTTATACTTCAGAAAGATGGCAATGTGGTTATCTACGGCAGTGCAATTTGGGCTACTGGCACCTCGGCACAATTTGGTACAATGAATTGGTTGGGGATAATTGGATCAGATGAGCCAAAACGTAACATTAGCAAAAATTAG